Within Bremerella sp. JC817, the genomic segment TCGCTCGACGGCCGAGGTGATCGAAGGGGTTCGCCTCGCCGAGACATTGTCCGCTTTGTACGAAGGTCAGGCGCCGACTCTTTCCGACCTGCGAGACGCGGCCGTCACCTTGCTGGGTCATGGTGAACTGGTCACGGTCAAAGATGCCCTGGTTCGCGTCGATGTCGGTACCGAGATTGGCGAGTTGCCAGAAGGAGTCAGCCAAACTTCGATCCAGGCCGACTTCGAGCGTGAGCTAAAGCGGCTGAAGCTCAACAAGTACAAGACGGCCGTTCCGCAGCCACTCGACCTCGACCTTCGCGAGAATCGCCAGGTCAACAGCGAAGAGGCAGCGTTCCTCGATTTGAATCGCTCGTCACTGCTGCATCGCTTGCTGATGCTGGATATTCCTTTCGCCTCGCTGCAACCAAGTCGACAGTCGGCGACTACCTGGTCCGAAAAGTGGGAGATTCAGTGGACGCCCGAAAGCGAAATCGCCCTGGTCGAAGCGGTGCTCGAAGGGGAGACGATTCTGCTGGCGACCGCCTTCCGCTTCAACACGCTGCTCGATCGCTGCACGACGATCGCCCACGCTGCTGTCCTGGTCAACAAAGCTTGCCAATGCGGAATGATGGAAGCGATGGATCAGGCTCGCCGTCGTTTGCAGGAACTGGCCGCCGGGACGTCCGATCTTGTAGCGTTGGCTCGAGCCATGTACGAACTGTCGCTGGTCGTTCGCTACGGCAGCGTACGTCAATTCGATCCGCAGCCGCTGATTCCGTTGATCGAAGAGCTATTCGTTCAAGCGTCATTGGCGCTGTTTGCTTCGTGCGGATGCGACGATTCCGCGGCGGTCGAAGTGCGGCACGCAATCGACCTGATCAATCAGGTCTCGCTCGAGTTTTCCGAGCACGTCGACGAAGCAATGTGGGTCGACAAGCTGCGGTTGCTTTCGGACGCCGACGATCGAAACCCGCAACTTTCGGGATATGCCTGCGCAATCTTGCTGGAACGGGGACTGATTCCGAACGAAGCCCTTTCGCGAGAAGTCTCGCGGCGGCTTTCTCCCGGTGTCCCTTCCGACCTGGGCGCTGGCTGGTTTGAAGGTCTCGCTCAGCGGAATCGCTATGCACTGCTGGCTCGACAAACCTTGTGGGAGCAGTTGGCCGAATATGTTACATCGCTGGACGACGACCAATTTGTCCGCGCGTTGGTCTTTCTGCGGAGGGCTTTCTGCACGT encodes:
- a CDS encoding DUF5682 family protein gives rise to the protein MSWKIHVFGVRHLSPMGAWQLRHYLDEIRPDVVLVEGIDDATPLIEDMTRKNTRPPIAILSYTDSLPVRTIVTPFARYSPEYQAILWAKENGAEAQFFDLPSACFLGLLDAEYDLRDKERREALERESKESETPEPVDLAEPEPKLSLYQQVAQQAGESDFDTYWERYFEHNTAQGSYQGSSFEFGQAVRDLEEDQPRWRAENLVREAYMRRRIEETIAAGTPPEKIVAVVGAFHAPVLHGDLPAMTDDELASLRRRSSKLTLMPYSYFKLSSQSGYGAGNRAPAYFELLWSSLNEGNVRGLSHRYLSQVATHLRAGGTHRSTAEVIEGVRLAETLSALYEGQAPTLSDLRDAAVTLLGHGELVTVKDALVRVDVGTEIGELPEGVSQTSIQADFERELKRLKLNKYKTAVPQPLDLDLRENRQVNSEEAAFLDLNRSSLLHRLLMLDIPFASLQPSRQSATTWSEKWEIQWTPESEIALVEAVLEGETILLATAFRFNTLLDRCTTIAHAAVLVNKACQCGMMEAMDQARRRLQELAAGTSDLVALARAMYELSLVVRYGSVRQFDPQPLIPLIEELFVQASLALFASCGCDDSAAVEVRHAIDLINQVSLEFSEHVDEAMWVDKLRLLSDADDRNPQLSGYACAILLERGLIPNEALSREVSRRLSPGVPSDLGAGWFEGLAQRNRYALLARQTLWEQLAEYVTSLDDDQFVRALVFLRRAFCTFLPRERRQICENLGEHWGLNKDQAAELLEAPLSEEEEAKLDELNDFDFDDL